A section of the Sporosarcina sp. ANT_H38 genome encodes:
- a CDS encoding YheE family protein, translated as MLQHFSFKPMFDNTQLPGWTFSFFFRNTRYTGDYLPEGVIVWTGETPPEEDNLKKMIHELMIFHVYD; from the coding sequence ATGCTGCAACATTTTAGCTTTAAACCGATGTTTGACAATACACAATTACCGGGCTGGACATTCTCATTTTTCTTCCGTAATACAAGGTACACCGGTGACTATTTACCTGAAGGTGTTATTGTTTGGACAGGAGAAACGCCACCCGAAGAAGACAATTTAAAAAAAATGATTCATGAATTGATGATTTTTCATGTCTATGATTGA
- a CDS encoding MFS transporter, with product MGKWFADWKMKISSFNKNVRLFMLANVLIQIGMGVFMVMYNLYIKELGMPETINGKVISMTALASAIMLVPAGFLSDKFGRKWMIVGGAIFGGMTLFYRSVVVAETPIIYAAFLTGLFMAFVQVSGVPFLAENSKSAERVHMFSIHFALMTVANVIGSLLGGVIADVLEVFLAFDAAEAIRWALLTGATIFMIGLLPLFKLQNKPPERVHVKIPTFEPAEQEVEKVDSSFRRNIVLIFHFSFASLLIGFGSGLVVPYLNLYFSNRFDASNAYIGLILSLGSAMTAVAMLIGPALVTRVGKVKALILFQVLSIPFLLLTAYTTSLFLASLGFLMRQALMNAGNPIQSAIAMEIVADKYKGLANSVNQTVFNIGWATMGPVAAGLVIASGSYWGYAYAFTITAGLYVVSSTYYYFIFGRRKLSGERAVR from the coding sequence ATGGGGAAATGGTTTGCGGATTGGAAGATGAAAATTTCTTCATTCAATAAAAACGTCAGGCTATTCATGCTTGCGAATGTGCTCATCCAGATAGGGATGGGTGTATTTATGGTCATGTACAATCTCTATATAAAAGAGCTTGGTATGCCTGAAACCATCAACGGAAAGGTCATCTCGATGACAGCGCTGGCATCGGCAATTATGCTCGTTCCAGCTGGATTTTTAAGTGATAAGTTCGGTCGCAAATGGATGATAGTCGGTGGTGCAATTTTCGGAGGAATGACATTGTTTTACCGAAGTGTCGTCGTTGCTGAAACGCCAATTATTTATGCAGCGTTCCTGACTGGATTATTCATGGCATTCGTGCAAGTTTCGGGCGTTCCGTTCCTTGCCGAAAATTCTAAGTCTGCAGAGCGGGTCCACATGTTCAGTATTCACTTTGCTCTAATGACGGTTGCGAATGTTATTGGCAGTTTACTAGGTGGCGTTATTGCAGATGTACTAGAAGTATTTTTGGCTTTCGATGCAGCTGAAGCGATTCGTTGGGCGCTGCTGACCGGTGCAACTATTTTCATGATTGGTTTACTCCCCTTATTTAAACTTCAAAATAAGCCACCTGAACGGGTGCATGTGAAGATACCGACTTTTGAACCGGCAGAGCAAGAGGTGGAGAAAGTCGACAGCAGCTTCAGACGGAATATCGTTCTTATTTTCCACTTTTCATTTGCAAGTTTACTGATTGGATTCGGCTCTGGTCTTGTCGTACCGTACTTGAATTTATATTTCTCAAACCGATTTGATGCTTCGAATGCTTATATTGGTCTTATTCTATCACTCGGATCTGCAATGACGGCAGTAGCTATGCTGATTGGTCCAGCCCTCGTAACAAGGGTAGGGAAAGTGAAAGCACTAATCCTATTCCAGGTGCTGTCGATTCCGTTTTTGCTGTTAACGGCTTATACGACATCACTTTTTCTTGCTTCGCTCGGATTCCTAATGCGACAAGCACTTATGAATGCAGGGAACCCGATTCAAAGTGCTATCGCAATGGAAATTGTGGCAGATAAATACAAAGGGCTTGCTAACTCTGTGAACCAAACTGTGTTTAATATTGGATGGGCAACCATGGGTCCTGTTGCGGCAGGACTCGTTATAGCGAGTGGTTCGTATTGGGGATATGCCTATGCATTCACTATCACAGCTGGTCTTTATGTTGTTTCTTCGACTTACTATTATTTCATTTTTGGCAGAAGAAAGTTGTCGGGGGAAAGAGCTGTCAGATGA
- a CDS encoding ABC transporter ATP-binding protein, with translation MSTGKRLLHYALDYKKLLLTGIVLLAFAVAADLMGPMIAKKIIDDHIAGAPGGGIDFNPIAKLLAIFFGLAVVTAILRYFQYLLMQKAANRIIQKMRNDLYEHIQTLPIRYFDNLPAGKVVARITNDTEAIRNLYVTVVSQFAISGMYITGIFIAMFILEPKMGAITLFVLPILYIWMKTYRKFASKVNHIIRGKVSDMNAMINESINGMTIIQAFRRETQMEEEFRELNDEHFRYQNKLLKVEAATSHNLVDIIRSLTFVFFIWYFGGASITTESVISVGMLYAFVDYITRLFNPVTGIVNQFARLEHSLVAAERVFKLLDREGEPVSDDKIARYQGNVRFENVWFAYKDEEYVLKDLTFGAKQGETVALVGHTGSGKSSIMNLLFRFYDASKGKITIDGLNISDMPRQTVRDHMGIVLQDPYLFSGTVESNISLGDPRITREKVQHSLDAVGGELVLKHLPGGIDEPVVEKGSTLSSGQRQLISFARALAFDPAILILDEATSNIDTETEEIIQHAMDVLKKGRTTFIIAHRLSTIKNADRILVLDRGEIVEQGSHDELLILDGQYAQMYKLQAGTSITKAE, from the coding sequence ATGAGTACCGGTAAACGATTACTTCATTACGCACTTGACTATAAAAAATTGTTACTGACAGGTATTGTTCTTCTCGCGTTCGCAGTAGCTGCTGATCTGATGGGACCAATGATTGCCAAGAAAATCATAGATGATCATATTGCAGGAGCTCCAGGTGGGGGAATTGATTTCAATCCGATTGCTAAACTACTTGCCATCTTCTTCGGGCTCGCAGTCGTCACTGCAATACTAAGGTATTTCCAGTATTTATTGATGCAAAAGGCGGCAAATCGAATCATTCAGAAGATGCGTAATGATCTGTACGAACATATTCAGACATTGCCAATTCGATATTTTGATAATTTACCTGCCGGAAAAGTAGTTGCAAGGATTACGAATGATACGGAAGCGATACGTAACTTATATGTAACGGTCGTTTCACAGTTTGCGATTAGTGGGATGTACATTACTGGGATTTTCATTGCGATGTTCATCTTAGAACCTAAAATGGGTGCAATCACGCTATTCGTCCTGCCAATACTTTATATTTGGATGAAGACGTATAGGAAGTTTGCTTCAAAAGTGAATCATATCATACGTGGAAAAGTGAGTGATATGAACGCGATGATCAACGAATCGATCAATGGGATGACAATTATTCAGGCATTCCGTCGTGAGACACAGATGGAGGAGGAATTCCGCGAGCTGAATGATGAACACTTCCGCTATCAGAACAAACTGTTGAAGGTAGAGGCTGCAACGTCACATAACCTTGTCGACATAATCCGGTCATTGACCTTTGTGTTCTTTATTTGGTATTTCGGTGGTGCATCGATTACCACTGAAAGTGTCATTTCAGTCGGGATGCTCTATGCATTCGTTGACTACATTACACGGTTGTTCAACCCCGTGACAGGTATTGTTAACCAGTTCGCACGACTTGAGCATTCGCTTGTTGCAGCTGAACGCGTATTCAAACTGTTGGACCGCGAAGGGGAGCCAGTAAGCGACGACAAAATCGCCCGCTACCAAGGAAATGTGCGTTTTGAGAATGTTTGGTTCGCCTATAAGGATGAAGAATATGTCTTGAAAGATCTTACATTCGGAGCAAAACAAGGGGAAACGGTCGCACTTGTTGGACATACCGGATCGGGGAAAAGTTCAATCATGAACTTATTGTTCCGCTTCTATGACGCTTCGAAAGGGAAGATTACGATTGATGGGCTAAATATCAGCGACATGCCGCGCCAGACGGTACGTGATCATATGGGCATTGTCTTGCAAGATCCTTACTTGTTTAGTGGAACAGTCGAGTCTAACATCAGCTTAGGTGACCCGCGTATTACACGCGAAAAGGTGCAACATTCACTCGATGCTGTTGGCGGGGAACTAGTATTGAAACATTTACCTGGTGGGATTGACGAGCCGGTTGTGGAGAAAGGGAGCACGCTTTCTTCTGGACAGCGTCAACTTATTTCATTCGCACGTGCACTTGCGTTCGATCCAGCAATTCTTATTTTAGATGAAGCAACTTCCAACATCGACACTGAAACGGAAGAAATCATTCAGCATGCTATGGACGTACTGAAAAAAGGACGTACGACATTTATCATTGCCCATAGGCTTTCTACTATAAAAAACGCTGATCGTATTTTAGTGTTAGATCGTGGCGAGATTGTTGAACAAGGCTCACACGATGAATTGCTCATACTTGACGGGCAGTACGCGCAAATGTATAAATTGCAGGCGGGAACTTCGATTACGAAGGCTGAATAA